TAGGATGTCATAAGCCCGTGCAATATTTTTATCAATGTCGGCTAGAATGGGATATTGTATATCGCCTATACCGCCATTGTTAATATCAGTATTCTTCCAGCCAAAGTGACTCCATTTTGAATCTACTGAACATCCAATAACCTGAACACCGCGCTTTTCGAAATCTGCCAAACGGTGATTGAAGGCCA
The sequence above is drawn from the Candidatus Neomarinimicrobiota bacterium genome and encodes:
- a CDS encoding peroxiredoxin; this translates as MLVTKPAPQFKATAIMGDNTFKEISLSDYKGKKVVLFFYPLDFTFVCPTEILAFNHRLADFEKRGVQVIGCSVDSKWSHFGWKNTDINNGGIGDIQYPILADIDKNIARAYDIL